In the Theobroma cacao cultivar B97-61/B2 chromosome 1, Criollo_cocoa_genome_V2, whole genome shotgun sequence genome, one interval contains:
- the LOC18614276 gene encoding fasciclin-like arabinogalactan protein 10, which produces MGAFHPLNLFLFTLSLVAITAHAHNITAILEGFPDYSVYNSFLSQTKLADEINSRETITCLVLSNGAMSALTAKHPLSVIKNILSLHVLLDYYDPQKLHQISKGTTLTTTLYQTTGNAPGNLGFVNITDLQGGKVAFGSAIPGSKLDSSYTKSVKQIPYNISIIEISAPIIAPGILTAPAPSASDVNITGLLEKAGCKTFASLLISSGVLKTYESALDKGLTIFAPSDEAFKAEGVPDLSKLTNSDQVTLLQYHASPEYKPKGTLKTTKDPLNTLATSGAGKFHLKVTTAGDSVTLHTGVGSSRVAEAVFDSPPVVIFTVDNVLLPSELFGKSPSPAPAPEPNSSPSPTPSVSPSPAPASEAPSPLAASPPAPPTETPAGSPAEGPAGSSENSTSDNSAGHVSAPLLRTVIFTVFATVVFSALLS; this is translated from the coding sequence ATGGGCGCATTTCACCCACTCAACCTCTTCCTTTTCACACTCTCTTTAGTTGCTATTACAGCCCATGCCCACAATATTACTGCCATTCTCGAAGGCTTCCCGGATTACTCTGTTTACAACAGCTTCCTCTCCCAAACAAAGCTAGCCGATGAGATCAACAGCAGAGAAACAATCACTTGCCTTGTCCTCAGCAATGGGGCCATGTCTGCCCTCACGGCCAAACATCCCCTTTCCGTCATCAAAAACATCCTTAGCCTTCACGTTCTTCTAGACTACTATGACCCGCAAAAGCTCCACCAAATCTCTAAGGGCACTACCCTCACTACCACTCTTTACCAAACCACCGGAAATGCCCCTGGAAACCTGGGTTTTGTCAACATCACCGATCTCCAAGGTGGAAAAGTCGCCTTCGGCTCCGCCATTCCCGGGTCCAAACTCGACTCCTCTTACACCAAGTCCGTTAAGCAGATTCCCTACAACATCTCTATCATTGAGATCAGCGCTCCGATTATTGCTCCGGGGATTTTAACTGCTCCTGCCCCGTCGGCTTCCGACGTCAACATCACCGGTTTGCTCGAAAAAGCAGGCTGCAAGACTTTTGCTAGTTTGCTTATCAGCAGCGGCGTGCTTAAGACTTATGAGTCCGCGCTTGATAAAGGTTTGACCATTTTTGCGCCGTCTGATGAAGCTTTTAAAGCCGAAGGTGTTCCTGATCTGAGCAAGCTCACGAATTCCGATCAAGTCACGCTTCTACAGTACCACGCCTCGCCAGAGTACAAGCCTAAGGGGACATTGAAGACGACGAAAGATCCGCTCAATACATTGGCCACAAGCGGTGCTGGAAAGTTCCATCTGAAAGTTACGACAGCCGGCGACTCTGTCACTCTTCATACTGGAGTTGGCTCATCCAGAGTCGCCGAAGCGGTTTTCGACTCACCACCAGTTGTCATTTTCACCGTCGACAACGTCTTGCTTCCTTCTGAGTTATTCGGCAAGTCTCCATCCCCAGCACCTGCCCCGGAGCCAAATTCTTCTCCTTCACCGACACCATCTGTGTCTCCAAGTCCAGCTCCAGCATCCGAAGCACCATCGCCGCTGGCCGCTTCACCACCAGCTCCACCAACGGAAACTCCCGCCGGATCACCGGCCGAAGGGCCAGCTGGTTCGTCAGAGAACAGCACCTCGGATAATTCTGCTGGTCACGTGAGTGCTCCTCTGTTGCGCACTGTTATTTTCACTGTCTTTGCCACTGTCGTTTTCTCGGCTCTCTTGTCCTGA